A genomic window from Nicotiana sylvestris chromosome 11, ASM39365v2, whole genome shotgun sequence includes:
- the LOC104237805 gene encoding shugoshin-1, giving the protein MKGDRMAKRSSFGSIVRKRLSDITNSLPQAQHKSPIDVDKFSPDVSSMTDYINHLAKENVALVKLVQDKNKIIELSGIEIQKMRIHLQKMQLQNWNLAQSNSHMLAELNLNREKMKSLQHELVCKEALLKSRNLEEEQEQRNQLKNSLQDEEEFMAVDSQLNKHSKPKNGNRRQRATRSQSMGHTTSSQQGAEKEAAENKRRCLRRKSTNNSKIQQSEPAAEDLFELEGLAVPFNSPVHEDDLPLPYSSIEEVMKDEKDSSENVAQLSRRASVGRPSRKAAEKVQSYKEIPVNIKMRR; this is encoded by the exons ATGAAAGGGGATAGAATGGCAAAAAGATCCTCTTTTGGAAGCATAGTGAGAAAGAGGCTATCAGATATAACAAATTCTCTTCCACAAGCACAACATAAATCGCCTATTGATGTCGATAAGTTTTCGCCTGATGTTTCTTCAATGACGGACTACATTAATCATCTCGCCAAA GAAAATGTGGCGTTGGTGAAACTTGTTCAAGACAAAAA CAAGATTATAGAGTTGAGTGGGATTGAGATACAGAAAATGAGGATTCATCTTCAGAAAATGCAGCTACAGAACTGGAATCTTGCTCAATCAAATAGTCATATGTTAGCGGAACTCAATTTGAACAGGGAAAAg ATGAAATCACTACAACATGAGCTTGTTTGCAAAGAAGCATTACTTAAATCGAGGAATTTAGAAGAG gaacaagaacaaaggaacCAGTTAAAGAATAGCTTGCAG GATGAAGAAGAGTTCATGGCTGTAGACTCTCAATTGAACAAACATAGCAAGCCTAAAAATGGTAACAGACGCCAACGTGCAACAAGAAGTCAAT CTATGGGACATACAACAAGCTCTCAACAAGGTGCAGAGAAAGAAGCAGCAGAAAACAAAAG GCGATGTTTGAGAAGAAAATCGACTAATAATTCTAAAATCCAACAATCAGAACCAGCAGCAGAGGATTTGTTCGAATTAGAAGGCCTAGCTGTACCCTTTAACAGTCCAGTTCACGAAGACGATCTACCATTGCCTTACTCTAGCATTGAAGAAGTGATGAAAGATGAGAAGGATTCCTCAGAAAATGTAGCTCAACTTTCGCGGAGGGCTTCTGTTGGAAGACCATCGCGTAAAGCAGCTGAGAAAGTTCAGTCCTACAAAGAGATTCCAGTTAACATTAAAATGAGAAGATGA